The following are encoded together in the Methanomassiliicoccales archaeon genome:
- a CDS encoding RAD55 family ATPase — MWVYERRAEEENLPIERIRTFIQNFDEVLQGGIPKGQVVLITGTPGTMKSSLCYSIIYHNALNNRIKSVYMTLEQSRENLLQQMHTMGMDKEEAKEYVHILDLGLIRKSLTQLSAKGTWLQVFKMYAESLKHSLGYDILVVDSLDVLEMAAQLGENRRTELFYLFEWLRNLGITSFLISETAPEQMFQNKYDEGYLADGVISLKLHELGETDIQRRIRAVKMRSTNHKTGYFSLLFSEGTFKATQVITE, encoded by the coding sequence AACCTGCCCATCGAGCGCATTCGCACCTTTATTCAGAACTTTGACGAGGTGCTGCAGGGAGGCATACCAAAGGGACAGGTGGTGCTGATAACTGGCACTCCGGGGACCATGAAGTCCTCGCTTTGCTACAGCATCATCTACCATAACGCCCTGAATAATAGGATAAAGAGCGTGTATATGACCCTAGAGCAATCTAGGGAGAACCTACTACAGCAAATGCATACCATGGGCATGGATAAAGAGGAGGCCAAGGAGTATGTACACATCCTTGACCTCGGGCTGATAAGGAAGTCGCTAACCCAGCTCAGCGCCAAGGGAACTTGGCTTCAGGTTTTCAAGATGTATGCGGAGTCCCTCAAGCACTCCTTGGGCTATGACATCTTAGTCGTCGACTCCCTAGACGTATTGGAGATGGCAGCGCAGCTAGGTGAAAATCGACGCACGGAGCTGTTCTATTTGTTCGAATGGCTACGGAACTTGGGCATAACCTCCTTCCTGATATCCGAGACAGCCCCGGAGCAGATGTTCCAGAATAAATACGACGAGGGATACTTGGCGGATGGGGTTATTTCTCTCAAGCTCCATGAGCTGGGGGAGACGGACATTCAGAGGAGAATTCGAGCCGTGAAGATGCGCTCCACCAATCATAAGACTGGCTATTTCTCTCTCCTCTTTAGTGAGGGAACTTTCAAAGCCACACAAGTCATCACCGAGTAG
- a CDS encoding aminopeptidase produces the protein MQDPRFVRFADTLINHSVKLMRDEVVYIEAFDIPVEMLETMVKRTRAAGGIPLVSQKSPRLIRQLIMGGREEDLKLLGEVELFKMKKAQAYIGMRGAANITENSDIPKEKMQLFLKHWQEPVHTQYRVPKTKWVVTRWPTPSMAQLAQMSTEAFEDFFFDTCTLDYDKMSKAMDSLIELMSKTDEVRLVGQGTDLRFSIKGIPVIKCDGERNIPDGEVYTAPIKDSVNGTIRYNTRSVYLGKVYENVEFTFKEGKIVEARSSDTASMNAVLDTDEGARYIGEFAIGLNPYITRPMLDTLFDEKIAGSIHLTPGNSYDEAFNGNRSAVHWDLVLIQTKEWGGGELYFDDVLVRKDGVFVLEELKCLNPEALK, from the coding sequence ATGCAAGATCCGAGATTTGTGAGATTTGCTGATACCCTTATCAATCATTCAGTAAAGCTGATGAGGGATGAGGTGGTCTACATCGAGGCTTTCGATATACCCGTGGAGATGCTGGAGACTATGGTGAAAAGGACACGGGCCGCGGGCGGCATTCCTTTGGTCTCTCAGAAGTCTCCACGCCTGATTAGGCAACTGATAATGGGCGGTAGGGAGGAGGATCTCAAGCTCCTTGGAGAGGTGGAGCTTTTCAAGATGAAGAAAGCCCAGGCATATATCGGCATGAGGGGAGCGGCCAACATCACCGAGAATTCTGACATCCCCAAGGAGAAAATGCAACTATTTCTAAAACATTGGCAGGAACCTGTACACACACAATATCGCGTACCTAAGACAAAATGGGTGGTGACCCGATGGCCCACTCCTTCCATGGCACAGCTGGCTCAAATGTCCACCGAGGCTTTTGAGGATTTCTTCTTCGATACCTGTACCCTGGACTATGATAAGATGTCCAAAGCCATGGACTCTTTGATAGAGCTCATGTCAAAAACTGATGAAGTTAGGCTGGTGGGCCAGGGCACGGATCTGCGCTTCTCTATAAAAGGCATACCCGTGATTAAATGCGATGGGGAAAGGAACATTCCCGATGGAGAGGTTTACACGGCACCCATCAAAGACTCCGTCAACGGCACTATTCGCTATAACACCCGTTCTGTGTATCTGGGCAAAGTGTATGAAAACGTCGAGTTCACTTTCAAGGAAGGCAAGATAGTGGAGGCTAGGTCGTCAGATACCGCTTCTATGAATGCGGTGTTGGACACCGATGAGGGCGCTCGCTACATCGGCGAGTTCGCTATCGGCTTGAATCCTTACATCACCCGACCTATGCTCGACACCCTTTTTGATGAGAAGATTGCCGGCTCCATCCATCTGACCCCTGGAAATTCCTATGATGAAGCCTTCAACGGAAACCGCTCCGCCGTCCATTGGGATTTGGTTTTGATACAAACAAAAGAATGGGGTGGGGGGGAGTTGTATTTCGATGATGTTTTGGTGAGGAAGGATGGCGTTTTCGTGCTCGAAGAGCTAAAATGCTTGAATCCGGAAGCTCTTAAATGA
- the trmY gene encoding tRNA (pseudouridine(54)-N(1))-methyltransferase TrmY, producing MREFVLYSRTGRTDGRFTSLYQGGRLDVVFQCLLMSLYISYALRHDVIFHAILNGPPDPPKELVVEGSRLKNAPPDERSWEVLLRGVLSGKQHPGVEVRRNSLQSLIRDREDVFVLEKDGEDIRQVELGHAPMFVIGDQIGLPKKEEEYVLRYGKRVSLGHREYTAAQCVCIINYILDLREVGL from the coding sequence ATGAGAGAATTTGTACTCTATTCCCGCACTGGAAGGACTGATGGTAGATTTACCAGCCTATATCAAGGGGGAAGGTTGGATGTGGTTTTCCAATGCCTTCTCATGTCCCTCTACATCTCTTACGCGCTGCGACATGACGTTATATTCCATGCTATTCTCAACGGCCCCCCTGACCCGCCTAAGGAGTTGGTAGTGGAAGGATCGAGGCTTAAGAACGCACCCCCCGACGAAAGGTCATGGGAGGTGTTATTGCGAGGTGTACTTTCAGGCAAGCAGCATCCAGGGGTGGAGGTGCGTCGCAATAGCCTTCAATCACTGATAAGGGATAGAGAAGACGTTTTCGTGCTAGAGAAAGATGGTGAGGACATAAGGCAGGTCGAGTTAGGCCATGCCCCAATGTTCGTCATCGGGGATCAGATAGGCCTACCAAAGAAGGAAGAGGAATATGTCTTAAGGTATGGAAAAAGAGTGTCTTTAGGCCATAGGGAATATACGGCCGCGCAATGTGTTTGCATAATCAACTACATCTTAGATTTAAGAGAGGTTGGATTGTGA
- a CDS encoding Lrp/AsnC family transcriptional regulator, translating to MNKKILKLLMTEGKMTHNEMAQRLHRSPSTIRDRISRLERENIIMGYVTLVDYGRIGMGVDAIIFANLDDDASVNELHHLSEIPGVLEVLQISGHRRIMIRLRASDGNSLQEIIEHELIPLGLKDLDLRLVLDSVMRFPGL from the coding sequence ATGAATAAAAAAATATTGAAGTTGTTAATGACAGAAGGAAAAATGACCCATAATGAGATGGCACAGCGTCTTCACCGTTCGCCTTCCACGATTCGCGATCGTATTTCTAGACTTGAACGCGAGAATATCATAATGGGATATGTCACCTTGGTAGATTATGGTCGAATAGGCATGGGGGTCGATGCCATCATCTTCGCCAACCTCGATGATGATGCTAGCGTCAATGAATTGCATCATCTCTCGGAGATCCCTGGTGTGCTAGAGGTGCTGCAGATAAGCGGTCATAGGCGCATCATGATCCGCCTTCGCGCCTCTGATGGCAACTCGCTGCAAGAGATCATCGAGCATGAACTGATTCCTCTCGGGCTGAAGGATTTAGACCTGCGCTTGGTGCTCGACAGCGTGATGCGCTTCCCCGGTCTATGA
- a CDS encoding glutamate synthase-related protein: MAQTEAVKRRMELEAPERFMPVIDASLCKRCRKCVNECSYRALDFVDGNVRPAGGCVACGRCINVCPAHCIEIRQIPSQFPPHANFNERVRRAIMSQASTGGVLLTSCGTDIAYPVMFDEMVLDAAQVTNPAIDPLREVVETRTYVGGRKGRLRVNEKGPPYLDEDPGPIIAMDMPIMIGHISLGSVSYNAQKALFMAAKELNILAGSGEGGLHRDFLPYAKNVVSEIASGRFGVTGDYLKSTAAVEIKIGQGAKPGHGGHLPGEKVSAMISQTRMIPLGTDAISPYPHHDIYSIEDLQQLISVVKESVEYKVPVGVKIAAVHNVGAIASGIVRAGADFITIDGFRGGTGSTPRIIRDHVGLPIEVAISVVDQRLTKEGLRNRVTVFAGGSIRSSADMIKAIALGADAVMVCTAALVAMGCRVCQQCHRGMCSWGIATQREELASRLNPEVASARVVRLFRSWNEELKEILGAMGIDSVESLVGNRDRLRYFGPNSKIAEIMGVKHVGEGWG; the protein is encoded by the coding sequence ATGGCTCAAACCGAGGCAGTAAAACGAAGGATGGAATTGGAAGCGCCAGAGCGTTTTATGCCAGTAATAGATGCCTCCTTGTGCAAGCGGTGCAGGAAATGCGTGAATGAGTGTTCCTACCGCGCACTCGACTTTGTGGATGGAAACGTGAGACCTGCAGGGGGTTGCGTGGCTTGTGGACGTTGCATCAACGTTTGTCCTGCACACTGCATTGAGATACGTCAAATACCATCTCAGTTCCCTCCTCACGCCAATTTCAACGAGAGGGTCAGGAGGGCTATCATGTCACAGGCCTCCACGGGAGGGGTGCTTCTTACCTCGTGTGGCACGGACATAGCTTATCCAGTCATGTTCGATGAGATGGTGTTGGATGCGGCACAGGTAACGAACCCCGCCATAGATCCTTTGAGAGAGGTGGTAGAGACCAGGACCTATGTGGGAGGAAGAAAAGGTAGGTTGAGGGTAAACGAAAAAGGCCCCCCTTACTTAGACGAGGACCCAGGACCCATCATCGCCATGGATATGCCCATAATGATCGGCCATATCTCTCTAGGCTCAGTCTCCTACAACGCCCAAAAAGCCCTTTTCATGGCTGCCAAAGAATTGAATATCCTCGCCGGCTCGGGGGAAGGTGGACTTCACCGAGACTTCCTGCCTTATGCTAAGAATGTGGTTAGTGAAATAGCCTCGGGACGTTTTGGCGTTACCGGTGATTATTTAAAGAGCACTGCCGCGGTCGAGATCAAGATCGGACAGGGAGCAAAACCTGGCCATGGAGGGCATCTTCCCGGAGAGAAGGTCAGTGCCATGATCTCCCAGACAAGGATGATTCCTTTGGGAACAGACGCCATCTCTCCATATCCACATCATGACATCTATTCCATCGAGGATCTTCAGCAGTTGATCTCAGTGGTCAAGGAATCAGTGGAATATAAAGTTCCAGTGGGGGTTAAAATCGCAGCTGTCCACAACGTGGGAGCGATCGCCTCCGGAATCGTGAGGGCAGGAGCGGACTTCATCACTATCGATGGCTTCCGAGGAGGTACTGGCTCCACTCCTCGCATAATACGTGACCATGTCGGGCTGCCCATCGAGGTAGCCATCTCCGTTGTGGACCAACGCCTCACCAAAGAGGGGCTGCGCAATAGAGTGACAGTCTTTGCGGGCGGGAGCATCCGTTCTTCAGCAGATATGATTAAGGCCATTGCCCTTGGGGCCGATGCCGTGATGGTATGCACAGCGGCCCTGGTGGCCATGGGCTGCCGTGTCTGTCAACAATGCCATCGTGGGATGTGCTCCTGGGGGATCGCCACACAGAGAGAAGAGCTGGCCTCTAGATTAAATCCAGAAGTGGCTTCTGCACGTGTGGTTAGGCTATTCCGCTCCTGGAATGAGGAATTGAAGGAGATTTTGGGCGCGATGGGAATCGATTCGGTTGAGAGCTTGGTGGGGAATCGCGATAGATTGCGCTACTTCGGTCCTAATTCTAAAATAGCGGAGATAATGGGAGTTAAGCATGTAGGGGAGGGTTGGGGCTGA
- a CDS encoding CBS domain-containing protein, producing MTLIPQLPDLDKIRQMRKRLNLSQRELAALAGVSQSLIAKIERGSIDPSYSNVRKILAAFEEALRRRKIEGMKMGAQLTVGDLATRGVITVRPDQTLAECVDKMMRGRFTQLPVMDGDKVVGGITDDRIRDYTIEETRNNRKTYDAVMQTKVEEVMTDPFPILSEETPIELASVHLQREEAVLVSKKGQIVGILTSADFLNLGINQ from the coding sequence ATGACCTTAATCCCTCAACTGCCGGATCTGGACAAGATAAGGCAGATGCGAAAGCGGCTAAACCTTTCCCAGAGAGAACTCGCTGCTTTGGCAGGAGTAAGCCAATCTCTGATAGCCAAGATTGAAAGAGGTTCCATAGATCCCTCTTATAGCAATGTGCGAAAGATATTGGCTGCTTTCGAGGAGGCCCTGCGGCGGCGAAAAATTGAAGGGATGAAGATGGGGGCACAGCTGACCGTAGGCGATTTGGCTACGAGGGGAGTGATAACTGTTAGGCCGGATCAGACCCTGGCGGAATGCGTGGATAAGATGATGAGGGGACGATTCACACAGTTGCCGGTCATGGACGGGGACAAGGTGGTGGGAGGTATCACTGACGATCGCATACGTGACTATACCATCGAGGAGACTAGGAACAATCGCAAGACCTATGATGCGGTCATGCAAACTAAGGTGGAGGAAGTGATGACCGATCCATTCCCCATCCTATCCGAGGAAACACCAATAGAACTTGCATCGGTCCATCTGCAAAGAGAGGAAGCGGTCTTAGTCTCCAAGAAAGGTCAGATTGTAGGCATACTAACTAGCGCCGATTTCCTTAACCTTGGCATTAATCAATAA
- a CDS encoding METTL5 family protein, producing the protein MKKKELEILLEAVQPFQAPNPTSEQYHTPAIIAADMLFTAYSLGDIYDKNVIDLGCGTGMLAIAAALLGARSVKGVERDPSALELAKLNVQKMGVNVELILSDIQNFQGNTDTVVMNPPFGAQNRHADRPFLDKAMEVAQVAYSLHNAITQEFLLRMIQSAGAEVRILKRYKLGIPHTFAFHKRERKDVSVLLLRIQTR; encoded by the coding sequence ATGAAGAAAAAGGAGCTGGAAATACTGCTGGAAGCGGTGCAGCCTTTCCAGGCACCTAATCCTACCTCAGAGCAGTACCACACGCCAGCTATCATTGCTGCGGACATGCTCTTCACTGCTTACTCCTTAGGAGATATTTACGATAAAAACGTGATCGATTTAGGCTGCGGTACAGGGATGCTAGCCATAGCCGCCGCCTTGTTGGGGGCCAGATCCGTGAAAGGGGTGGAAAGGGATCCATCTGCCCTAGAATTGGCCAAACTGAACGTGCAAAAGATGGGAGTGAATGTGGAGCTAATTCTGTCAGATATTCAGAATTTCCAAGGAAACACTGATACAGTAGTAATGAACCCTCCCTTTGGCGCGCAGAACCGTCATGCTGACCGACCATTCCTCGATAAGGCTATGGAGGTGGCGCAAGTCGCATATTCATTGCATAATGCTATTACCCAGGAATTCCTTTTAAGGATGATTCAGTCGGCTGGGGCAGAGGTTAGGATACTAAAAAGGTATAAATTAGGAATCCCTCATACCTTCGCGTTCCATAAGAGAGAAAGGAAGGATGTCAGTGTGTTGTTGCTCCGCATCCAGACGCGGTGA
- a CDS encoding exosome complex RNA-binding protein Csl4, producing MMAKRSVLPGEEVAEAEEYLPAEGTYEEEGKVYASIAGELELDNKEKVARVKPFNPVAELKPGDTVFCSVTDVRNCMVICDVVAIEGREREIAGETSATIHISKLSSDYVQDASKEIRPSDIIRAKVIQVKPSVQLTTAGPHLGVVKALCRRCRAPLIRKDKGLYCVNCERIETRKIADDYGDVEF from the coding sequence ATGATGGCTAAAAGATCTGTTCTACCTGGAGAGGAGGTGGCGGAGGCGGAGGAATATCTTCCTGCAGAGGGCACTTATGAGGAGGAAGGAAAAGTATATGCCTCTATAGCAGGAGAACTGGAATTGGATAATAAGGAAAAGGTGGCCAGGGTTAAGCCTTTCAATCCCGTCGCAGAACTCAAGCCAGGTGACACGGTATTCTGCAGTGTAACAGATGTACGCAACTGCATGGTCATTTGCGATGTTGTGGCGATAGAGGGAAGAGAGAGGGAGATAGCGGGAGAGACCTCTGCAACCATTCACATCTCCAAGCTATCCTCGGATTACGTTCAGGATGCTAGCAAGGAAATTCGCCCTAGTGATATCATAAGGGCCAAAGTCATCCAGGTCAAGCCTTCTGTTCAGCTAACGACAGCAGGGCCGCACCTAGGAGTAGTGAAAGCTCTGTGTAGGAGATGCCGGGCACCGCTGATCCGCAAGGATAAAGGCTTATATTGCGTGAATTGCGAACGCATAGAGACCCGTAAGATCGCGGACGATTATGGAGACGTTGAGTTTTAA
- a CDS encoding 7-cyano-7-deazaguanine synthase: MRTVCLLSGGIDSPVAAWSMAKQGAEVVLLHMDTRPYSDETELEKVMQIRERLEIVCGRKMPLFVAPHYTSLESLSLACEKPYICVLCKRTMLHVAKNLALKLGAESVVTGESLGQVASQTLYNLRAESFGLGFPILRPLIGLDKIEIENMAKQIGTYEISVKKPSICRMVPKHPVTMCKLQDLAAQEERVDIIQLAKRSADLAQEISHSHSSPS; this comes from the coding sequence TTGAGAACAGTATGCCTCCTGTCAGGTGGAATTGATTCTCCAGTGGCAGCCTGGTCTATGGCAAAGCAGGGAGCGGAAGTCGTTCTGTTGCACATGGACACTCGGCCTTACTCTGATGAGACTGAGCTGGAAAAGGTGATGCAGATCAGAGAGCGCCTGGAGATCGTATGTGGAAGAAAAATGCCTTTATTCGTCGCTCCTCACTATACCTCTTTGGAGAGTTTAAGCTTAGCCTGTGAGAAACCATACATATGTGTATTGTGCAAGCGCACAATGCTTCATGTGGCCAAGAACCTGGCTCTCAAGCTAGGGGCCGAATCAGTAGTAACAGGCGAGTCCTTGGGGCAAGTCGCATCCCAAACTCTTTATAATTTAAGAGCAGAGTCTTTTGGGCTAGGATTTCCTATTCTTCGTCCGCTGATCGGTCTAGATAAGATAGAGATCGAAAATATGGCCAAGCAAATCGGCACCTACGAGATCTCAGTCAAGAAGCCATCGATATGCAGGATGGTGCCGAAGCACCCTGTTACGATGTGCAAGCTACAAGATCTAGCGGCTCAGGAGGAGAGGGTGGACATAATACAATTGGCTAAGAGATCTGCGGATTTAGCTCAAGAGATCTCGCATTCTCATTCATCACCATCATAA
- a CDS encoding methyltransferase, which produces MEDAMAHYGQWAAVALFALAYVIFIAFIPFYKKVENRPASVYVAFVVAFAFEMFGIPLSMYIVAWSIGYSLPEGILWGHTLVKVLGQLGTFIGFILGVIGGALVILGWKEIYAEYWGKKEGERGLVTKGVYRFIRHPQYTGFLLITMGMLIEWATIPLLVLWPILAYMYYKLAKKEEEWMEKEFGEAYRRYRSLTPMFIPIPFHKNE; this is translated from the coding sequence ATGGAAGATGCGATGGCGCATTATGGCCAATGGGCAGCTGTAGCCCTATTCGCCCTGGCATATGTGATATTCATCGCCTTCATACCATTTTATAAAAAAGTGGAGAACAGGCCCGCCAGTGTTTATGTCGCTTTCGTTGTGGCTTTCGCTTTCGAGATGTTTGGCATTCCGTTGAGCATGTACATCGTGGCTTGGTCCATAGGATACAGTCTTCCAGAAGGTATTCTTTGGGGCCATACCTTGGTGAAAGTGTTAGGTCAGCTGGGGACTTTCATTGGTTTCATACTTGGTGTGATCGGTGGCGCATTGGTCATCCTGGGATGGAAAGAGATATATGCTGAATATTGGGGAAAGAAGGAAGGAGAAAGAGGATTGGTGACTAAAGGCGTGTACCGCTTCATCCGCCATCCTCAGTATACTGGTTTCTTACTAATCACAATGGGAATGCTGATAGAATGGGCTACCATACCCTTGCTCGTGCTTTGGCCCATCCTAGCCTATATGTATTACAAACTGGCAAAAAAGGAAGAAGAGTGGATGGAAAAGGAGTTCGGTGAAGCGTATCGTCGCTATCGCTCCTTAACTCCTATGTTCATTCCCATTCCCTTTCATAAAAATGAGTGA
- a CDS encoding nucleic acid-binding protein, translating to MDVENKERLVLDTSALFSMQDLPYETKVHTTPGVIRELERYGDRRAELWGDLLEVSEPSVSSKQKVKDAASRTGDISRLSPTDVEVLALAIDLEAILLTDDYSLQNLAAYLGIPYRPVGLKGIKNIRRWRWRCLGCGKIFENPCSECPICGSRIRSSLSKRD from the coding sequence ATGGATGTGGAAAATAAAGAGAGATTAGTGCTCGACACTTCTGCATTATTTTCCATGCAGGACCTGCCCTACGAAACAAAAGTGCATACTACACCTGGCGTAATTCGTGAGCTAGAGAGATATGGAGACCGCAGGGCTGAGCTTTGGGGTGATTTATTGGAAGTATCAGAGCCCAGCGTCTCCAGCAAGCAGAAGGTCAAAGATGCAGCCTCGCGCACGGGGGACATCAGCCGACTTTCACCTACCGACGTGGAAGTACTTGCCTTGGCTATTGACCTTGAGGCCATCCTCCTCACCGACGACTATTCCTTACAGAACCTAGCAGCATATCTAGGCATCCCCTATCGCCCCGTCGGGCTGAAGGGAATTAAGAACATCAGAAGGTGGAGATGGCGTTGTTTAGGTTGTGGGAAGATCTTCGAAAATCCATGCTCAGAATGTCCCATCTGCGGCTCCAGGATACGATCAAGTCTGTCAAAAAGGGACTGA
- a CDS encoding NAD(P)/FAD-dependent oxidoreductase yields MLPSKVEVLVIGAGPAGSTAAEHAALAGADVLLLDKRLVIGEPVRCGEFMPHTDEIRRIFPQAENVEDLLAMPSYLHSLETESIRIYSPKMRSYEIPFHGYTTDRDRFDQYLCQKARKAGAKVLTGVRCFGVKGDVVHTNMGEVRAKVIIGADGPLSVVAKSLGMERSWDLCPAASTFAQGDFDPVPEMFFGNVAPGGYAWIIPKKGGANVGLGYSKRYAKGNLSYYWSEFLRQRPMKIGRLHGKTVPMSGPISQTVKGNALVVGDAAGQVMAVNGGGIPIALICGRIAGKVAAANVKGKMELMEYEKEWRRQVGGPLKTALRTKRLAMLMFGSSWRLEQSMRFLGCKGMGRAIRCQSVPF; encoded by the coding sequence ATGCTGCCGAGCAAAGTCGAGGTCTTGGTGATAGGAGCAGGTCCGGCGGGAAGCACGGCTGCCGAGCACGCTGCACTGGCAGGCGCTGATGTACTATTATTAGACAAACGGCTGGTGATAGGGGAGCCAGTGCGTTGCGGGGAATTCATGCCGCATACGGATGAGATAAGAAGGATTTTTCCCCAAGCAGAGAACGTAGAGGATTTGCTGGCAATGCCTTCGTATCTGCATTCGCTAGAGACGGAAAGCATACGCATCTACTCGCCTAAGATGCGCTCTTATGAGATACCTTTTCATGGATACACCACTGACCGAGACCGCTTTGATCAATACCTCTGCCAGAAAGCTCGCAAAGCCGGAGCCAAGGTGTTGACGGGAGTGAGATGTTTTGGCGTGAAGGGAGACGTAGTTCATACAAACATGGGAGAGGTTCGAGCTAAGGTGATTATAGGAGCAGACGGTCCTCTGTCAGTGGTAGCCAAGTCCTTGGGAATGGAGCGCTCCTGGGACCTTTGCCCCGCAGCCTCTACTTTCGCCCAAGGCGATTTCGACCCTGTGCCAGAGATGTTCTTCGGGAATGTGGCTCCAGGTGGATATGCTTGGATTATCCCTAAGAAAGGCGGTGCCAATGTAGGGTTGGGGTATTCGAAGCGTTATGCCAAAGGAAACTTGAGCTATTATTGGAGTGAGTTCCTAAGACAAAGGCCAATGAAAATAGGAAGGCTTCACGGAAAAACAGTGCCGATGTCTGGGCCGATAAGCCAGACAGTAAAGGGGAACGCGCTTGTGGTGGGCGATGCAGCGGGTCAGGTGATGGCTGTCAATGGAGGGGGCATCCCCATAGCATTGATCTGCGGCAGGATAGCTGGCAAGGTGGCAGCGGCAAATGTGAAGGGAAAGATGGAGTTGATGGAGTATGAGAAAGAGTGGAGAAGGCAGGTAGGTGGCCCTTTGAAAACCGCTCTTAGAACGAAGCGCCTAGCTATGCTCATGTTCGGCTCATCCTGGAGATTAGAACAGTCCATGCGATTTCTAGGGTGCAAGGGCATGGGAAGGGCTATTCGCTGCCAGTCAGTCCCTTTTTGA
- a CDS encoding polyprenyl synthetase family protein, whose product MSWDAPIRKEMDLVEEEIRRAVASEQELLTDICMHVIGAGGKRIRPGLAILSYKAVGGVDPKKIVGIAAAFELIHSATLIHDDINDHGETRRGRIAAYKKFGVQKSLIAGDFLFVRSFRLGGQWSQKVVEAISDACTATAESEILQDSYENDPSTPLETYYKIISGKTAMPMWAASRVGAILGEGTEDQVEAMGNYGLAVGMAFQIVDDILDVIGDERVLGKPHGADFYDGKPTLPLMEAMKDEELGQQIVELFVKKNKTQKDVERALEMVKKTKGVERARKAARDFADRALCYLDNLDGSPYRKSMSELVEAVLDREA is encoded by the coding sequence TTGAGCTGGGACGCCCCAATTCGAAAGGAGATGGACCTCGTAGAGGAGGAGATACGCAGAGCGGTGGCTTCAGAGCAGGAACTGCTCACAGACATCTGCATGCATGTGATAGGGGCAGGGGGAAAGCGCATACGGCCAGGCTTAGCCATACTCTCCTACAAGGCAGTGGGAGGCGTCGATCCTAAGAAGATTGTGGGCATCGCTGCGGCCTTCGAGCTTATACATTCGGCTACCCTCATTCACGATGACATTAATGATCATGGAGAGACCCGAAGAGGCAGGATCGCTGCCTACAAAAAATTCGGAGTACAAAAGTCATTGATCGCTGGAGACTTCCTCTTCGTGCGCTCATTTCGACTCGGTGGGCAGTGGAGCCAGAAGGTCGTGGAGGCCATATCGGATGCCTGCACTGCTACTGCAGAAAGCGAGATTCTTCAGGATTCCTACGAAAATGATCCTAGCACTCCGTTAGAGACGTATTATAAAATAATCTCAGGAAAGACCGCCATGCCTATGTGGGCTGCCTCCCGTGTTGGAGCTATCTTGGGTGAGGGGACGGAAGACCAGGTAGAGGCCATGGGTAACTATGGGCTTGCCGTGGGCATGGCATTCCAGATTGTAGATGATATACTGGATGTGATTGGTGACGAAAGAGTATTGGGAAAGCCGCATGGTGCTGATTTCTATGATGGAAAGCCTACCTTACCACTTATGGAGGCTATGAAAGACGAGGAATTGGGTCAGCAGATAGTGGAGCTCTTCGTCAAAAAGAACAAGACACAAAAAGATGTGGAGAGAGCGCTGGAAATGGTCAAGAAGACTAAAGGGGTAGAGAGAGCTAGGAAAGCAGCAAGGGATTTTGCCGACCGAGCGCTTTGCTACCTGGACAATCTTGACGGCTCTCCCTACCGAAAGAGCATGTCGGAGCTGGTTGAGGCCGTCCTGGATAGAGAGGCCTAG